GGTCGCGGGTGAGGCGACGGTGACGGGGTATCTCCCCAGCGAGGAGGAGTGGAAGGCGCCCAACGCCTTCGAGGACCACGCCACCACGTTCTCCAAGCAGGGCGTGTCACTTCCCGAGCACGAGGGGTGGTTCTTCTACCTCCAGCGGATCTGCAACCACTGCACCTACCCGGGATGTCTGGCCGCCTGCCCCCGGAATGCCATCTACAAGCGCCCCGAGGACGGCATCGTGCTCCTCGACCAGGAGCGCTGCCGCGGGTACCGCAAGTGCGTGGAGGCGTGCCCCTACAAGAAGACGATGTACCGGCCGACGACGCGCACGACCGAGAAGTGCATCGCCTGCTACCCGCGCATCGAGGGCACCGACCCACTCACCGACGGTGTGCCGACCGAGACGCGCTGCATGGCTGCGTGTGTCGGAAAGATCCGTCTCCAGGGCCTCGTCAAGACCAACGAGGACGGCTCGTGGGCCGACGACCCGAAGCACCCCCTCTACTACATGGTGCACGAGGAGAAGGTGGCGCTTCCGCTCTACCCGCAGTTCGGAACGCAGCCGAACGTGTACTACATCCCGCCGCGCTGGGTCCCACGTCCGTATCTCGAGCAGATGTTCGGTCCCGGTGTGCAGCACGCCATCGACCGGTACACGAAACCGAGCAGGCGCCTGCTCGCGATCCTCCAGCTCTTCCGGGCGAGCCGCAAGATCGTCTTCTCCTACGACATCGAGCGCGGCCCGAAGTTCGACGAGATCAACGTCAACGGCGAAACGGTCGAGCTCTTCGACGACCGTGTGATCGGCTACGACAGCACGGGCAAGGAGATCGTGCGCGTGAACGTCCAGGAGCCGGTGACCGAACGCTTCGGCAAGATCAATTCCATCTGAGGAGACGGGCGATGGGGAAGACCCACCGATGACCACAGCCACCGCATCACCCGAGTTGGCGACAGCGGTCGGCCGCAGCGCCTGCTACGAGTTCCTGGCGCTCGGCTTCGCATTCCCGACGGATCGCGGCGAGGCGCGCATCACCGAGCACCTCGCCCCTGTGCTGGCGGGCCTCGAGTCCGGCGACAGCGAGTTGGACCGGCTACTCGCTCTTGCCCTCGAGGCCCGCCGCCTTCCCCTCGCGCAGCTTCGCGAACTGCACGGCGAACTGTTCACGCACATCGAGCCCATGGACCATCCGCCCTACGAAAGCGCATTCGTGGGATCGGAGATCTTCCGCCAGACCGAGGTGATGGCCGACGTCGCCGGTTTCTACCGCGCGCACGGGTTGAAGGTCGGTGGGCGGGAGCGGGAGCGCCCCGACCACATCGTCACCGAGCTCGAGTTCATGGCTTTCATGGCGACCAAGGAGGCCTACGCCCTCCAACACCTCGACGAGGCCTCGGTCGAGGAGTGCCGGCGGACACAGGACCACTTCCTGGCCGACCACCTGGGGTGCTGGGCGCCGGGCTTCGCCCGCAGGGTCGCCGTCATGGCCCAGGACGCGGTGTTCCGTGCGCACGCTCGCGCCCTGGAGGCGTGGATCATGGCCGACCTGCGCGCGTGCGACCTCACGCCTGTCGAAGTGCTCGAGGACCCCTCGCCACAACTCCCACCCGACGACGACTCCTGTGGAGCGGGCGAGATGTGCGGTGTGGAGGTCACGCCGGCCGGTGGCGACGCCGGCACACCCGTCGAGTTGGGGAGGTCGCGGTGACAGAGACCCTTCACGCCACGTCACGGGTCGGTGATTCCGCAGCGTGGTCGAACGAGCGGAGAACACGCCGGACCCGACGGATCGGGATGGGCCTCGTCCTGGTGGCTGCGGTCGTCGTGGCGGGCGGCCTCCAGATCCTCGACGCCAACCCTGCGACGTCGCAGACGACCGCCATCACGGCACTGCGCGTCGACGATGGACCCGGCACCAACCCGACGGCGGGAGTGTGGGACCGGGTCCCCGAGGTCGAGGTTCCTCTCACCGCGCAGCAGACGACCTATCCGTTCGGAGGAGGGAGCGTCGCTGCGATCACGGCACAGGCCGTGCACGACGACAACGACCTCTACCTGCGGGTCACGTGGCAGGACACGACGAGCGACATCGGCACCGATGCGCCCGACTCCTTTGCCGACGCCGTTGCGGTCCAGTTCCCCGCACAGGCCGCTTCGAGCGTGCCCGCGATCTGCATGGGTCAGGCGAACTCGGGTGTGAACATCTGGCACTGGCGTGCCGACTCAAACGCAGGCGTGCCCCACACTGCCGAAGAGGTCTCACCCAACGCGGTCGTCGACATCCCCCAGGACGCCGACGACGACTACCCGGCGCGGGTCGTCGGGAACCCGTTCGCCCAGGCCGAGCCGGCGGTGGTCCAGAACCTCGTCGCCGAGGGCTTCGGGACACTCGGCCCGGCCGACGAGCAGATCGTGGAGGGGCACGGCGACTACGACGACAAGACCTGGAGCGTCGTCTACACGCGCGGGCTCGAGTCCGATGCCGCCACCGAGCCTGCGTTCGTGAACGGTGAGGACACCGACGTGGCGTTCGCAGTGTGGGACGGCACGAACAAGGACCGCAACGGCCAGAAGTCGGTCTCGGCGTTCGCGACCCTGTCGCTCACTGACGACACCGTTCCGGGCGAAGGGTCGAAGTGGATCATCCCGTTCGTGGCACTCCTGCTCGCGGCGGTCGTGATCACGATCGCCCGGTTCGGGTCCCGAAAGTCGGCGTGACGACCGTCGGCTCCGACGCAACGCCCGTGGGGGGGCGGCTCCT
This Acidimicrobiia bacterium DNA region includes the following protein-coding sequences:
- a CDS encoding molecular chaperone TorD family protein, with protein sequence MTTATASPELATAVGRSACYEFLALGFAFPTDRGEARITEHLAPVLAGLESGDSELDRLLALALEARRLPLAQLRELHGELFTHIEPMDHPPYESAFVGSEIFRQTEVMADVAGFYRAHGLKVGGRERERPDHIVTELEFMAFMATKEAYALQHLDEASVEECRRTQDHFLADHLGCWAPGFARRVAVMAQDAVFRAHARALEAWIMADLRACDLTPVEVLEDPSPQLPPDDDSCGAGEMCGVEVTPAGGDAGTPVELGRSR
- a CDS encoding 4Fe-4S dicluster domain-containing protein, whose translation is MPQVHNWQLGRDMEYVHPGGRTERQFAAVFNINRCIGCQTCTMACKSTWTFQAGQELMWWNNVETKPYGGYPENWDLKTLELLEEKNPGAQTWDASAGDGSVRAPYGRFDGTTIFESADAKRALDGTVAGEATVTGYLPSEEEWKAPNAFEDHATTFSKQGVSLPEHEGWFFYLQRICNHCTYPGCLAACPRNAIYKRPEDGIVLLDQERCRGYRKCVEACPYKKTMYRPTTRTTEKCIACYPRIEGTDPLTDGVPTETRCMAACVGKIRLQGLVKTNEDGSWADDPKHPLYYMVHEEKVALPLYPQFGTQPNVYYIPPRWVPRPYLEQMFGPGVQHAIDRYTKPSRRLLAILQLFRASRKIVFSYDIERGPKFDEINVNGETVELFDDRVIGYDSTGKEIVRVNVQEPVTERFGKINSI
- a CDS encoding ethylbenzene dehydrogenase-related protein is translated as MTETLHATSRVGDSAAWSNERRTRRTRRIGMGLVLVAAVVVAGGLQILDANPATSQTTAITALRVDDGPGTNPTAGVWDRVPEVEVPLTAQQTTYPFGGGSVAAITAQAVHDDNDLYLRVTWQDTTSDIGTDAPDSFADAVAVQFPAQAASSVPAICMGQANSGVNIWHWRADSNAGVPHTAEEVSPNAVVDIPQDADDDYPARVVGNPFAQAEPAVVQNLVAEGFGTLGPADEQIVEGHGDYDDKTWSVVYTRGLESDAATEPAFVNGEDTDVAFAVWDGTNKDRNGQKSVSAFATLSLTDDTVPGEGSKWIIPFVALLLAAVVITIARFGSRKSA